The Streptomyces sp. DH-12 genome has a window encoding:
- the whiA gene encoding DNA-binding protein WhiA: MAMTAAVKDEISRLPVTRTCCRKAEVSAVLRFAGGLHLVSGRIVIEAELDTAMAARRLKRDILEIFGHSSELIVMAPGGLRRGSRYVVRVVAGGDQLARQTGLVDGRGRPIRGLPPQVVSGATCDAEAAWRGAFLAHGSLTEPGRSSSLEVTCPGPEAALALVGAARRLHIAAKAREVRGVDRVVVRDGDAIGALLTRLGAHESVLAWEERRMRREVRATANRLANFDDANLRRSARAAVAAGARVQRALEILGDDVPEHLAAAGRLRMEHKQASLEELGALADPPLTKDAVAGRIRRLLAMADKRAADLGIPGTEANLSEELDDKIGV; encoded by the coding sequence ATGGCGATGACGGCAGCGGTGAAGGACGAGATCAGCCGGCTCCCCGTCACCCGTACCTGCTGCAGGAAGGCGGAGGTCTCCGCCGTTCTGCGGTTCGCCGGCGGCCTCCACCTGGTCAGCGGGCGCATCGTGATCGAGGCGGAGCTGGACACCGCCATGGCCGCCCGGCGGCTCAAGCGGGACATCCTGGAGATCTTCGGCCACAGCTCCGAACTGATCGTGATGGCGCCGGGCGGACTGCGCCGCGGCTCCCGCTACGTGGTGCGCGTGGTCGCCGGAGGCGACCAGCTCGCCCGTCAGACCGGTCTGGTGGACGGCCGGGGCCGTCCGATCCGCGGCCTGCCCCCGCAGGTGGTCTCGGGAGCCACCTGCGACGCCGAGGCCGCCTGGCGCGGTGCCTTCCTCGCACACGGCTCCCTCACCGAGCCCGGCCGTTCCTCCTCCCTGGAGGTGACCTGCCCCGGCCCCGAGGCCGCGCTCGCCCTGGTCGGCGCCGCCCGTCGGCTGCACATCGCCGCCAAGGCGCGCGAGGTGCGCGGCGTGGACCGGGTGGTCGTCCGGGACGGCGACGCGATCGGCGCGCTGCTCACCCGGCTGGGCGCGCACGAGTCGGTGCTGGCCTGGGAGGAGCGCCGGATGCGCCGCGAGGTGCGGGCCACGGCGAACCGGCTGGCCAACTTCGACGACGCCAACCTGCGCCGCTCCGCCCGCGCCGCCGTCGCGGCCGGCGCCCGGGTGCAGCGCGCGCTGGAGATCCTCGGCGACGACGTGCCCGAGCACCTCGCCGCGGCCGGCCGGCTGCGCATGGAGCACAAGCAGGCCTCCCTGGAGGAGCTGGGCGCGCTCGCCGACCCGCCGCTCACCAAGGACGCGGTGGCCGGACGCATCCGCCGGCTGCTGGCGATGGCCGACAAGCGCGCCGCGGACCTCGGCATCCCCGGCACGGAGGCCAACCTCAGCGAGGAACTGGACGACAAGATCGGCGTCTGA